Proteins co-encoded in one Capsicum annuum cultivar UCD-10X-F1 chromosome 9, UCD10Xv1.1, whole genome shotgun sequence genomic window:
- the LOC107841272 gene encoding peroxisomal 2,4-dienoyl-CoA reductase [(3E)-enoyl-CoA-producing]-like: protein MGHEALNYIKKGGPGRSSTSGGLILNISVTLHYATSWYQIHVAVAKAVVDVITRNLALEWGTDYDIRVNGIAQGSIDDTVGMHKRGSEEISNKSREYMPLYKLGEKYNIAMAAMYLSSDAGW from the exons ATGGGCCATGAAGCACTTAACTATATCAAGAAAGGGGGACCTGGGAGGAGTTCGACTTCTGGTGGACTGATATTGAACATCAGTGTTACTTTGCATTACGCTACatcttggtatcaaatccatgtAGCTGTTGCTAAG GCTGTTGTTGATGTAATCACTAGAAATTTGGCTCTAGAGTGGGGCACAGACTATGATATTAGGGTAAATGGTATTGCACAAGGCAGCATAGATGACACTGTTGGCATGCATAAACGTGGATCGGAGGAGATAAGCAATAAGAGCAGAGAATACATGCCTCTGTACAAACTTGGGGAGAAATATAATATTGCCATGGCTGCTATGTACCTTTCGTCGGATGCTGGTTGGTAG